A single Dermacentor albipictus isolate Rhodes 1998 colony chromosome 3, USDA_Dalb.pri_finalv2, whole genome shotgun sequence DNA region contains:
- the RpL5 gene encoding large ribosomal subunit protein uL18A, with the protein MGFVKVVKNKAYFKRFQVKFKRRREGKTDYYARRRLVVQDKNKYNSPKYRMIVRITNRDIICQVAYARIEGDVIVCAAYAHELPQYGVKLGLTNYAAAYCTGLLLARRMLQKFKLDEIYKGCEEATGEDYCVESEDGQPGAFRCYLDVGLARTTTGARIFGCLKGAVDGGMDIPHSNKRFPGFDNETKEFNAEVHRRHIYGQHVAEYMKVLLEEDEEAYKRQFSRYNKIGVTADEIEEIYKKAHAAIRADPTHKPKAPRPNIVKKRWNRAKMTLSERRNRIAQKKASYIKKLEAGDAD; encoded by the coding sequence ATGGGGTTCGTTAAAGTCGTGAAGAACAAGGCCTACTTTAAGAGGTTTCAAGTCAAGTTCAAGCGTAGGCGAGAGGGTAAGACTGACTACTATGCCCGCCGCAGGCTGGTTGTACAGGACAAGAACAAGTACAATTCACCGAAGTACCGCATGATTGTTCGGATTACAAACCGCGACATCATCTGCCAGGTCGCGTACGCTCGCATCGAGGGTGACGTGATCGTGTGCGCAGCTTACGCTCACGAGCTGCCGCAGTACGGCGTCAAGCTAGGCCTAACCAACTATGCCGCCGCGTACTGCACGGGCCTCCTGCTGGCACGGCGCATGCTGCAGAAGTTCAAGCTCGACGAGATCTACAAGGGCTGCGAGGAGGCCACCGGCGAAGACTACTGCGTCGAGAGCGAGGACGGGCAGCCCGGCGCGTTCCGTTGCTACCTTGATGTTGGTCTGGCACGCACGACGACTGGCGCACGGATCTTCGGCTGCCTAAAGGGCGCCGTGGACGGCGGCATGGACATCCCGCACAGCAACAAGCGGTTCCCGGGCTTCGACAACGAGACCAAGGAGTTCAACGCCGAGGTTCACCGCCGACACATCTACGGACAGCACGTGGCCGAATACATGAAGGTACTGCTAGAAGAGGACGAAGAAGCCTACAAGCGGCAGTTCTCGCGGTACAACAAGATTGGAGTGACTGCCGACGAGATCGAAGAAATCTACAAGAAGGCCCACGCTGCCATCCGCGCCGACCCGACGCACAAGCCCAAGGCTCCGCGCCCCAACATCGTGAAGAAGCGGTGGAACCGTGCCAAGATGACCCTGTCCGAGCGTCGCAACAGGATTGCCCAGAAGAAGGCCTCCTACATCAAGAAGCTCGAGGCAGGCGACGCCGACTGA